A window of Sebastes umbrosus isolate fSebUmb1 chromosome 3, fSebUmb1.pri, whole genome shotgun sequence contains these coding sequences:
- the tmem154 gene encoding transmembrane protein 154 isoform X1 has product MFASGTGSMRGPRAKTLLLLLLLLLTSLTGTVLCQDEDGEVAETEAPAVEENLEPVDEDNTGISETTPTAIEYTSTLDPSFTGESVENIIEEDRGSGLSQVPGDGQSEPTVDPTGTTEPKPDDGLGIIIILIPVVLVVVIIGMIVCGIFINRRWKNKERNQELRKEDPYLDGSSTEKVPMPMFEEDVPSVLELEMEELGQWMKKDVEPAEDSNHA; this is encoded by the exons ATGTTTGCTTCTGGGACTGGTAGCATGAGAGGGCCGCGGGCGAAGacccttctgctgctgctgctgctgctgctgacctcTCTGACTGGGACAG TGTTATGCCAAGATGAAGATGGAGAAGTTGCAGAAACTGAGGCACCAGCAGTTGAGGAGAATCTAGAACCAGTAGACGAGGATAATACGGGGATCTCAG AAACAACCCCAACTGCTATTGAATATACTTCAACCTTGGACCCCTCCTTCACAGGAGAGTCCG TTGAAAATATCATTGAAGAAGATCGTGGCTCAGGATTGAGCCAGGTGCCAGGTGATG GACAATCAGAACCAACAGTGGACCCCACCGGTACCACTGAACCAAAACCAGATGACGGTTTGGGTATCATCATCATCCTAATCCCTGTGGTGCTGGTGGTCGTAATCATCGGCATGATAGTTTGTGGTATTTTCATCAACCGCAGGTGGAAGAATAAAGAGAGAAATCAAG AGCTGAGAAAAGAGGATCCATATTTGGATGGGTCCAGTACAGAGAAGGTGCCAAT GCCCATGTTTGAAGAAGACGTGCCCTCTGTACTGGAGCTAGAAATGGAAGAGTTGGGTCAGTGGATGAAAAAGGATG TTGAACCTGCAGAGGACTCTAACCATGCATGA
- the tmem154 gene encoding transmembrane protein 154 isoform X2: MFASGTGSMRGPRAKTLLLLLLLLLTSLTGTVLCQDEDGEVAETEAPAVEENLEPVDEDNTGISETTPTAIEYTSTLDPSFTGESGQSEPTVDPTGTTEPKPDDGLGIIIILIPVVLVVVIIGMIVCGIFINRRWKNKERNQELRKEDPYLDGSSTEKVPMPMFEEDVPSVLELEMEELGQWMKKDVEPAEDSNHA; the protein is encoded by the exons ATGTTTGCTTCTGGGACTGGTAGCATGAGAGGGCCGCGGGCGAAGacccttctgctgctgctgctgctgctgctgacctcTCTGACTGGGACAG TGTTATGCCAAGATGAAGATGGAGAAGTTGCAGAAACTGAGGCACCAGCAGTTGAGGAGAATCTAGAACCAGTAGACGAGGATAATACGGGGATCTCAG AAACAACCCCAACTGCTATTGAATATACTTCAACCTTGGACCCCTCCTTCACAGGAGAGTCCG GACAATCAGAACCAACAGTGGACCCCACCGGTACCACTGAACCAAAACCAGATGACGGTTTGGGTATCATCATCATCCTAATCCCTGTGGTGCTGGTGGTCGTAATCATCGGCATGATAGTTTGTGGTATTTTCATCAACCGCAGGTGGAAGAATAAAGAGAGAAATCAAG AGCTGAGAAAAGAGGATCCATATTTGGATGGGTCCAGTACAGAGAAGGTGCCAAT GCCCATGTTTGAAGAAGACGTGCCCTCTGTACTGGAGCTAGAAATGGAAGAGTTGGGTCAGTGGATGAAAAAGGATG TTGAACCTGCAGAGGACTCTAACCATGCATGA
- the tma16 gene encoding translation machinery-associated protein 16 translates to MPKPNKGRGKVPEKVCHPYSRKAAYLAREEIRLKKKDRKNNDKATRLSSIGEKLLWFQEQLDPEKTTYTKNDACDIIERYLQRFDSELEQIELVNGIKGRQGRLHGAREAVIKQTIERERAQYEGTGLEIPDIINAKHLKTFREWTGDLKKLPNMKLRQVSNKDVETKNDGLETKNEEEQKHDDAEDDNQDDEDDEDDLDDEQLDDMVLMSD, encoded by the exons ATG CCGAAGCCTAACAAAGGGAGAGGAAAAGTCCCGGAGAAGGTTTGTCATCCGTACAGCAGGAAAGCTGCTTACCTCGCCCGAGAGGAAATCAGactgaaaaagaaagacag GAAGAATAATGACAAAGCAACACGTCTGAGCAGCATCG GTGAGAAGCTGTTGTGGTTTCAGGAACAGTTGGATCCAGAAAAGACGACTTACACCAAAAATGATGCCTGTGACATTATCGAAAG gtACCTCCAAAGGTTTGATTCTGAACTCGAACAGATTGAGCTGGTGAACGGGATCAAAGGTCGGCAGGGTCGTCTCCATGGCGCCAGGGAGGCTGTCATCAAACAGACCATCGAGCGAGAGCGAGCGCAGTATGAGGGCACCGGGTTAG AGATCCCAGACATCATTAACGCAAAGCATCTGAAAACATTCAG GGAGTGGACCGGTGATCTGAAGAAACTTCCAAATATGAAACTGAGACAGGTGTCTAACAAAGATGTGGAAACAAAGAACGATGGTTTGGAAACAAAGAATGAAGAAGAGCAGAAACATGACGATGCAGAAGATGATAAtcaagatgatgaagatgatgaagatgatttGGATGACGAGCAGTTGGATGACATGGTACTGATGTCGGACTGA